Proteins from a genomic interval of Deltaproteobacteria bacterium:
- a CDS encoding DNA internalization-related competence protein ComEC/Rec2 — protein MKRNWLNWAPGSGGPEDSGGKRLYARPLIPVLPALMGGISTGLYLPGLPCTFLAICVLFLVSIFFAGKGRKVRLLPLALFFLLGYWLLQGWIAPELPANHVSRFIDGDAWHIIGSLDGRPELFPDRTRFTLKVKSLTRKQVSYPVTGSIRVTVRGDVGDLGSGDTVGCLAKLKEIRNFNNPGGFDYRRYMTFRGVWASAFVSKEDLLIRLHGPETNRFSQAVARSRQAVYGLLQRAPPQEARAVLKALILGDRSEISVKSREVFNRIGIAHVLAISGLHIGMVATLAFFVFRYLLARSQRVLLAAWATRGAALMSALPVLFYGLLAGMSPATQRAVIMVMVFLIAMLLEREHDPINTLAVAALVILIASPTALFDISFQLSFVAVFSILYTLRNLPFVLRLRSGPLSALKRLALFLLVSAAAILGTLPITLYYFNQISLIGLFSNCLMVPLIGFLVVPLGLLSVLSLPFTSMGALWIMKAAIVIMDGGMGLAVLFSRIPFASVKTVTPTLIEIGLYYVLAWILFNFRKTRLARGALIAVALIALADTAYWAWQRSGNEQLRITFIDVGQGSAALLELPGGPCMLVDGGGFYDNRFDVGARIVAPFLWRKKIATVETVVLSHPNSDHLNGLLFIARHFNVREVWMNQEFVPVEQYREFLEIISEEDIRIMGLEELSATKSINGIRFQVLYPPTDFLQRKTKDPWRTLNNNSLVLKVSFDGVSFLLTGDIETEAEKEITGLRGNALKSTVLLVPHHGSKTSSSSGFLESVDPAMAVISAGWKNRFGFPHRGVLKRYEARGCKVFRTDLEGAITITTDGTEVKVRPFLCD, from the coding sequence TTGAAAAGAAATTGGCTCAACTGGGCGCCCGGATCCGGCGGACCTGAGGATAGTGGAGGAAAAAGGCTGTATGCCAGGCCTCTGATCCCGGTCTTGCCGGCCCTTATGGGCGGAATCTCAACGGGTCTCTATTTGCCTGGCCTCCCCTGCACTTTCTTGGCTATTTGTGTTCTATTTCTTGTCTCCATTTTTTTCGCCGGAAAAGGGCGCAAGGTTCGCCTCCTTCCCCTCGCCCTTTTTTTTCTTCTTGGTTATTGGCTGCTTCAGGGCTGGATAGCCCCGGAGCTTCCGGCCAACCACGTTTCCCGTTTTATTGATGGCGATGCCTGGCACATCATCGGTTCGCTGGATGGCCGTCCTGAGCTTTTTCCCGATCGAACGCGTTTTACTCTCAAAGTGAAATCGCTGACAAGGAAACAGGTCTCTTATCCCGTCACCGGGTCCATACGTGTCACAGTGCGTGGAGATGTGGGAGACCTTGGCTCAGGAGACACGGTCGGCTGTCTGGCGAAACTCAAAGAGATCCGGAATTTCAATAACCCGGGCGGTTTTGATTACCGGCGGTATATGACCTTCCGGGGTGTCTGGGCCTCAGCTTTTGTCTCCAAAGAAGACTTGTTGATCAGATTGCATGGCCCGGAGACCAACCGGTTTAGTCAGGCCGTCGCCCGCTCAAGGCAGGCCGTATACGGCCTGCTTCAAAGGGCGCCTCCGCAGGAGGCCAGGGCCGTGCTGAAAGCCCTCATCCTGGGGGATCGAAGTGAGATATCCGTCAAGAGCCGAGAGGTATTCAATCGGATCGGCATAGCACACGTTCTGGCCATCTCAGGGCTTCACATCGGCATGGTGGCCACGCTCGCCTTTTTCGTTTTCCGGTATCTGCTGGCACGATCTCAAAGAGTTCTTTTGGCCGCCTGGGCAACCCGGGGCGCCGCCTTGATGAGCGCTCTTCCGGTGCTCTTTTACGGTTTGCTGGCCGGCATGTCGCCTGCCACCCAGCGCGCTGTGATTATGGTGATGGTCTTTCTCATCGCCATGCTTTTGGAACGGGAACATGATCCCATAAATACCCTGGCCGTGGCAGCCCTTGTGATCCTGATCGCAAGCCCGACGGCGCTTTTTGATATCTCCTTTCAGCTCTCTTTTGTCGCCGTTTTTTCCATCCTCTATACGCTGAGAAATCTTCCCTTTGTCTTACGGCTAAGGAGCGGCCCGCTTAGCGCACTAAAAAGGCTGGCCCTCTTTTTGCTGGTTTCCGCAGCGGCCATCCTGGGAACCCTTCCCATAACACTTTATTATTTCAATCAGATATCTCTCATCGGACTTTTTTCGAATTGCCTCATGGTCCCCTTGATCGGCTTTCTGGTTGTGCCGCTCGGTCTGCTTTCGGTTTTGTCCCTGCCCTTTACTTCCATGGGCGCCCTCTGGATCATGAAGGCTGCAATCGTCATCATGGACGGCGGAATGGGCTTGGCCGTTCTTTTTTCAAGAATCCCTTTTGCTTCCGTTAAGACCGTAACCCCCACCTTGATCGAGATCGGGCTCTACTACGTCCTGGCATGGATACTTTTTAACTTCAGGAAGACACGCCTGGCAAGGGGCGCCCTCATCGCCGTTGCGCTAATCGCTTTGGCGGATACGGCTTACTGGGCCTGGCAGCGATCCGGCAACGAGCAATTAAGGATTACGTTTATAGATGTCGGCCAGGGGAGCGCGGCCCTTTTGGAACTGCCCGGCGGGCCGTGCATGCTCGTAGACGGCGGAGGATTTTATGACAATCGTTTTGACGTAGGGGCGAGGATCGTGGCGCCCTTCTTGTGGCGAAAGAAGATTGCCACCGTGGAGACCGTTGTGCTTTCACATCCAAACTCGGACCACTTAAACGGGCTCCTGTTTATCGCCAGACACTTCAATGTGCGGGAAGTCTGGATGAACCAAGAGTTTGTGCCTGTCGAGCAGTACCGAGAGTTTCTGGAGATTATCTCGGAAGAAGATATCCGCATTATGGGGCTAGAGGAATTGTCGGCAACCAAGTCAATCAACGGGATTAGATTCCAGGTCCTTTATCCTCCTACGGACTTTCTTCAACGGAAAACCAAGGACCCCTGGCGGACTTTAAACAACAACTCTCTTGTCTTAAAGGTCTCGTTTGACGGGGTCTCTTTTCTTCTCACCGGAGACATTGAAACCGAGGCGGAAAAGGAGATTACAGGCCTTCGAGGAAACGCGCTTAAGAGCACCGTGTTGTTGGTTCCTCACCACGGAAGCAAGACCTCTAGTTCATCAGGCTTTCTGGAATCAGTCGATCCCGCCATGGCCGTCATATCAGCAGGCTGGAAAAACAGGTTCGGATTTCCCCACCGGGGTGTTCTCAAACGCTATGAAGCCAGGGGTTGTAAGGTGTTTCGCACTGATCTCGAAGGTGCAATCACGATTACCACAGACGGAACCGAGGTTAAGGTAAGACCTTTTTTGTGCGACTGA
- the pyrF gene encoding orotidine-5'-phosphate decarboxylase, with product MEKVIEAFSDRLLAQIDSKKSFVVAGLDPEYLKIPIVFRKKHARKFGNTLTAVGKSIVAFNKCIIDIVAPLVPCVKPQIAFYEMYGLEGLKAFVDTVAYAKKRGLIVIEDAKRNDIGHTARAYSNGHLGMVDLGSAPEQPIFDVDSITVNPYLGSDSISPFLKSIEKYGKGIFVLVKTSNPSSVDIQDLVLREGNIRLFEHVATLVHEWGKGSIGSRGYSSVGAVVGATFPQHATNLRKMMPQALFLVPGYGAQGASGKDVVNCFNKDGYGGLISASRSINYVHGNDLNISKDSFKNFVRTAVDNMNNDINKSLMVKGLLPW from the coding sequence ATGGAAAAAGTAATCGAAGCATTCAGCGACCGACTTCTTGCGCAGATTGATTCGAAGAAGAGCTTTGTTGTTGCCGGGCTCGATCCTGAGTACCTGAAAATTCCAATTGTGTTTCGCAAAAAACATGCTCGAAAGTTTGGAAACACTTTGACAGCTGTAGGAAAATCCATTGTTGCGTTCAACAAGTGCATCATAGATATTGTGGCTCCTCTTGTGCCTTGCGTTAAACCCCAGATTGCTTTCTACGAAATGTACGGACTTGAGGGTCTAAAAGCTTTTGTCGATACCGTCGCTTACGCGAAGAAAAGAGGATTAATTGTCATTGAGGATGCAAAACGGAATGATATAGGTCATACTGCTCGTGCATATTCGAACGGTCACCTAGGTATGGTAGATCTTGGATCCGCACCCGAACAACCTATTTTCGATGTAGATTCGATTACTGTCAATCCTTATTTGGGATCGGACAGCATTAGTCCATTCCTTAAGTCTATAGAAAAGTATGGGAAGGGAATCTTTGTGCTTGTAAAAACTTCTAATCCTTCCTCAGTCGACATTCAAGACTTGGTTTTACGGGAAGGCAACATTCGACTATTTGAGCATGTTGCTACACTTGTCCATGAATGGGGAAAAGGTTCAATCGGATCAAGAGGTTATTCTTCGGTCGGAGCTGTCGTCGGAGCGACGTTTCCGCAACACGCTACGAATCTTAGGAAGATGATGCCCCAGGCTCTCTTCTTGGTGCCTGGATACGGGGCGCAAGGAGCCTCTGGAAAAGACGTAGTCAACTGTTTCAACAAGGATGGATATGGGGGGCTAATAAGTGCCTCAAGATCGATCAACTATGTTCACGGTAATGATCTAAATATATCAAAAGATTCTTTCAAAAATTTCGTCAGGACAGCCGTCGATAACATGAACAATGATATTAATAAGTCTTTGATGGTCAAAGGGCTCCTTCCCTGGTAG
- a CDS encoding UDP-N-acetylglucosamine 1-carboxyvinyltransferase, which produces MGAHISLEHGYIDARARSLKGADIYFDIVTVTGTENLMMAAALADGVTILRNAAREPEVVALAYALNQMGAHITGAGTPVVTITGVDGLKPASITIIPDRIETGTFMIAAGVTRGDIKIVGCEPAHLAAVIHKVRQAGITVEEEPDGLRVVCEATISSVDVKTIPYPGFPTDMQAQFMVLMCLASGLSVISETIFENRFIHVSELQRMGADIKVSGSTAVIQGGKPLTGAPVMATDLRASACLILAGLAAEGTTEISRVYHIDRGYEAIEKKLAQLGARIRRT; this is translated from the coding sequence ATGGGAGCTCATATCTCCCTTGAGCACGGCTATATCGATGCCCGGGCCAGATCACTTAAGGGGGCTGACATATATTTTGACATTGTTACCGTAACGGGCACTGAGAACCTGATGATGGCGGCTGCCTTGGCCGATGGTGTAACCATCCTGAGGAATGCGGCCCGTGAACCGGAGGTGGTGGCCCTGGCCTATGCCTTGAATCAGATGGGCGCTCATATAACAGGGGCGGGCACGCCCGTTGTGACCATTACGGGTGTTGACGGGCTTAAACCGGCCTCCATAACGATAATACCGGACCGTATCGAAACCGGCACTTTCATGATTGCCGCCGGTGTGACCAGAGGAGATATCAAGATCGTAGGGTGCGAACCGGCGCACCTTGCAGCCGTTATCCATAAAGTGCGACAGGCCGGCATCACGGTTGAGGAGGAGCCTGACGGTCTTCGCGTCGTCTGCGAGGCGACCATCTCCAGCGTTGACGTAAAGACGATCCCTTATCCCGGGTTTCCGACCGACATGCAGGCCCAGTTTATGGTGCTCATGTGTTTGGCCTCGGGCCTGAGCGTAATCTCCGAGACTATCTTTGAAAACCGTTTCATTCACGTGAGTGAACTCCAGCGGATGGGCGCAGACATCAAGGTGTCGGGCAGCACTGCAGTCATTCAGGGCGGAAAACCCTTGACCGGCGCGCCGGTTATGGCAACGGACCTGAGGGCGAGCGCATGTCTGATCCTTGCGGGTCTGGCAGCAGAAGGGACTACGGAAATCTCCCGGGTATATCATATAGACCGGGGCTATGAAGCCATTGAAAAGAAATTGGCTCAACTGGGCGCCCGGATCCGGCGGACCTGA
- a CDS encoding cupin domain-containing protein, with amino-acid sequence MSESKLVVHESQGKVVPDICGTAVELINARTSGSQKVSFAKLIIEPGKRSRRHYHKETEEIYYILSGSGKVIIDDAEFDVGPGHAMLLPIGVFHEIANTGGNDLVFVCADAPVFDENDVYEE; translated from the coding sequence ATGTCAGAAAGTAAATTGGTCGTACACGAAAGCCAAGGAAAAGTAGTTCCTGATATTTGCGGAACGGCGGTGGAATTGATCAATGCGAGGACATCTGGTTCCCAAAAAGTCAGTTTTGCGAAACTGATAATAGAACCCGGAAAAAGGTCTCGTCGCCATTACCACAAGGAGACAGAGGAGATATACTATATCCTATCAGGATCAGGGAAAGTCATCATAGACGATGCGGAATTTGACGTAGGTCCAGGTCATGCCATGCTTTTGCCAATAGGTGTGTTCCATGAAATCGCCAATACGGGAGGCAATGACCTTGTTTTCGTGTGTGCTGATGCCCCTGTTTTTGATGAAAACGATGTCTATGAGGAATGA